A region of Nocardioides alkalitolerans DNA encodes the following proteins:
- a CDS encoding DUF6350 family protein: MTSVLPSFRPTAPPPGGQRGLVLLASAGGAVAALATLVVCLGVAVVGWFATDAGAHGRPVGAMRIGALGWLVGHGSGFRVEGTSVTLVPLGVTLVCAAVCWRWGQRVGERLAGHGPDAAGLGRGERDLVVPTAVALFTAGYVVVAVLTAVLVPAPDEGVSLVRVLLACLLLAGGVGGAGIAVGSGRAAVWTAQVPQEVRDGLVAAGGIVLAWTAVSGVLLAVGLGLHFSEAASVLSRFQTSPGGAVLLAGVALLLVPNALVLASSYGLGGGFALGTGTVVAPGAVLLGQVPLFPLVAAVPDAALPSWAVSALAVVPFVVAAVVVALVQRRRPVLAWGTAAAQGAGAGAGAALAVAVVAALAGGAIGPGLMADVGPFVGDVAMRALLAFTTGGVAGALLTTWHQRRTLAA, from the coding sequence ATGACCTCCGTGCTGCCCTCGTTCCGCCCCACCGCGCCCCCTCCGGGGGGCCAGCGGGGTCTCGTGCTGCTCGCGTCCGCCGGAGGGGCGGTCGCGGCCCTCGCGACCCTCGTCGTGTGCCTCGGCGTCGCCGTCGTGGGCTGGTTCGCCACCGACGCCGGCGCCCACGGCCGCCCCGTCGGTGCGATGCGGATCGGTGCCCTCGGATGGCTCGTCGGCCACGGCTCGGGGTTCCGGGTCGAGGGCACGTCCGTGACCCTCGTGCCGCTCGGCGTGACGCTCGTCTGCGCCGCCGTCTGCTGGCGCTGGGGCCAGCGCGTGGGGGAGCGGCTCGCCGGCCACGGTCCCGACGCCGCCGGCCTCGGCCGCGGCGAGCGCGACCTCGTGGTGCCGACCGCGGTGGCGCTCTTCACGGCGGGGTACGTCGTCGTGGCGGTCCTCACCGCCGTGCTGGTGCCCGCTCCGGACGAGGGCGTCTCCCTCGTCCGCGTGCTCCTCGCCTGCCTGCTCCTCGCCGGCGGGGTGGGCGGCGCCGGGATCGCGGTGGGGTCCGGACGGGCAGCCGTCTGGACGGCGCAGGTGCCGCAGGAGGTGCGCGACGGGCTCGTCGCCGCCGGCGGCATCGTCCTGGCCTGGACCGCCGTGTCCGGCGTGCTGCTGGCCGTGGGCCTGGGCCTCCACTTCTCCGAGGCGGCGTCGGTGCTCTCGCGCTTCCAGACCTCGCCCGGCGGGGCGGTCCTGCTCGCAGGCGTCGCGCTCCTCCTGGTGCCCAACGCGCTGGTGCTCGCCTCGTCCTACGGCCTGGGCGGCGGCTTCGCGCTCGGCACCGGCACCGTCGTCGCGCCGGGCGCGGTGCTCCTCGGCCAGGTGCCGCTCTTTCCGCTCGTCGCCGCGGTGCCCGACGCCGCCCTGCCCTCCTGGGCCGTCTCCGCCCTCGCCGTCGTGCCGTTCGTCGTCGCCGCGGTGGTGGTGGCGCTCGTGCAGCGTCGTCGTCCCGTGCTGGCCTGGGGGACCGCGGCCGCGCAGGGTGCCGGGGCCGGCGCGGGCGCCGCCCTCGCGGTGGCGGTCGTCGCGGCCCTGGCCGGTGGCGCGATCGGCCCGGGGCTGATGGCGGACGTCGGGCCGTTCGTGGGCGACGTCGCGATGCGCGCCCTGCTCGCGTTCACGACGGGCGGCGTCGCCGGTGCCCTGCTGACGACGTGGCACCAGCGCCGCACGCTCGCGGCCTAG
- a CDS encoding DUF3017 domain-containing protein — MSGRRRLLPAHVGGYVYLVVAAVCAVALWVAVQDDWRAGIRWFSLALVAGGAARLVLPESQAGMLAVRNRFLDAGVLVALGVTLFALATDIPEQPGA; from the coding sequence GTGAGCGGACGGCGGCGGCTCCTCCCCGCCCACGTGGGGGGCTACGTCTACCTCGTGGTCGCCGCGGTCTGCGCCGTCGCGCTGTGGGTCGCGGTGCAGGACGACTGGCGTGCCGGCATCCGCTGGTTCTCCCTCGCGCTCGTCGCCGGCGGGGCCGCGCGGCTCGTGCTGCCGGAGAGCCAGGCCGGGATGCTCGCCGTCCGCAACCGCTTCCTCGACGCGGGCGTGCTCGTCGCCCTCGGGGTGACGCTGTTCGCGCTCGCCACCGACATCCCCGAGCAGCCGGGCGCATGA
- the purN gene encoding phosphoribosylglycinamide formyltransferase: protein MLVSGSGTNLQALLDAHDDPAYGARVVAVGADRDGIEGLERAERAGVPTFVERLGDAPDRAAWDASLTAAVAAHRPDWVVLAGFMKLVGPTFLTTFDQRVVNTHPALSPAFPGMHGPADALAHGVKVSGATLFVVDAGVDTGVIVAQVPVPVLEDDDVAALHERIKVAERRMLVDAVGRLARDGLVVEGRTARFGRTADVH from the coding sequence GTGCTGGTGTCCGGCTCCGGCACCAACCTGCAGGCGCTGCTCGACGCCCACGACGACCCGGCCTACGGCGCACGCGTGGTCGCGGTGGGCGCCGACCGGGACGGCATCGAGGGCCTCGAGCGCGCCGAGCGCGCCGGCGTACCGACCTTCGTGGAGCGCCTCGGCGACGCGCCCGACCGGGCAGCGTGGGACGCGTCGCTGACCGCTGCGGTGGCCGCCCACCGGCCGGACTGGGTCGTGCTGGCCGGCTTCATGAAGCTCGTCGGGCCGACCTTCCTGACGACCTTCGACCAACGGGTGGTCAACACCCACCCCGCGCTGAGCCCCGCGTTCCCCGGCATGCACGGGCCCGCCGACGCGCTCGCGCACGGCGTCAAGGTCAGCGGCGCGACGCTCTTCGTGGTCGACGCCGGCGTCGACACGGGCGTCATCGTCGCGCAGGTGCCGGTGCCGGTGCTCGAGGACGACGACGTCGCTGCGCTCCACGAGCGGATCAAGGTGGCCGAGCGCCGCATGCTCGTCGACGCCGTCGGCCGGCTCGCGCGCGACGGCCTCGTGGTCGAGGGCCGCACGGCGCGGTTCGGTCGCACCGCCGACGTGCACTAG
- the purH gene encoding bifunctional phosphoribosylaminoimidazolecarboxamide formyltransferase/IMP cyclohydrolase, with product MSTDQIPVRRALVSVYDKTGLEDLVRGLADAGVELVSTGGSAALIAGLGLPVTKVEDLTGFPECLDGRVKTLHPRVHAGILADRRLDSHVAQLADLGVEPFDLVVVNLYPFTATVASGATPDECVEQIDIGGPSMVRAAAKNHPSVAVLTSPAAYDAALAAVAAGGFTLEARRALAAEAFAHTAAYDVAVAEWFAQQVAPEAWPAFVGGTQRLKTPLRYGENPHQHAALYVDGTGGLADAEQLHGKEMSYNNYVDTDAARRAAHDFDAPAVAIIKHANPCGIAVGTDVADAHRRAHECDPVSAFGGVIATNRPVSVAMAEQVAEVFTEVIVAPDYEDGAVEVLARKKNIRILRCPDAPATAYEYRPISGGELVQQRDAIDAEGDDPSAWTLATGEAASAEVLADLAFAWRAVRGVKSNAILLAKDGASVGVGMGQVNRVDSCKLAVERAGDRARGSVAASDAFFPFEDGPQILIDAGVTAIVQPGGSVRDELTIEAAKAAGVTMYFTGTRHFAH from the coding sequence GTGAGCACCGACCAGATCCCCGTCCGTCGCGCCCTCGTCTCGGTCTACGACAAGACCGGGCTCGAGGACCTCGTCCGCGGCCTCGCCGACGCCGGCGTCGAGCTCGTCTCGACCGGCGGCTCGGCCGCCCTCATCGCCGGCCTCGGCCTGCCCGTCACCAAGGTCGAGGACCTCACCGGGTTCCCCGAGTGCCTCGACGGCCGCGTGAAGACGCTGCACCCGCGCGTGCACGCCGGCATCCTCGCCGACCGCCGCCTCGACTCCCACGTCGCGCAGCTCGCCGACCTCGGCGTCGAGCCCTTCGACCTGGTGGTCGTCAACCTCTACCCGTTCACCGCGACGGTCGCCTCCGGCGCCACGCCCGACGAGTGCGTCGAGCAGATCGACATCGGCGGACCGTCGATGGTGCGCGCCGCCGCCAAGAACCACCCCTCGGTCGCGGTGCTCACGTCCCCCGCGGCGTACGACGCGGCCCTCGCCGCCGTCGCCGCCGGCGGCTTCACGCTCGAGGCGCGCCGCGCGCTCGCGGCCGAGGCGTTCGCGCACACCGCGGCGTACGACGTCGCCGTCGCCGAGTGGTTCGCGCAGCAGGTCGCGCCCGAGGCGTGGCCGGCGTTCGTCGGTGGCACGCAGCGCCTCAAGACCCCCCTGCGCTACGGCGAGAACCCGCACCAGCACGCGGCGCTGTACGTCGACGGCACCGGTGGTCTCGCGGACGCCGAGCAGCTGCACGGCAAGGAGATGTCCTACAACAACTACGTCGACACGGACGCCGCGCGCCGCGCCGCCCACGACTTCGACGCCCCGGCCGTCGCGATCATCAAGCACGCCAACCCCTGCGGCATCGCGGTCGGCACCGACGTCGCCGACGCCCACCGCCGCGCCCACGAGTGCGACCCCGTCTCGGCCTTCGGTGGCGTCATCGCCACCAACCGCCCGGTCTCGGTCGCCATGGCCGAGCAGGTCGCCGAGGTCTTCACCGAGGTCATCGTGGCCCCGGACTACGAGGACGGCGCCGTCGAGGTGCTCGCCCGCAAGAAGAACATCCGCATCCTCCGCTGCCCCGACGCGCCGGCGACGGCGTACGAGTACCGGCCCATCTCCGGCGGCGAGCTCGTGCAGCAGCGCGACGCCATCGACGCGGAGGGCGACGACCCGTCGGCCTGGACCCTGGCCACCGGCGAGGCGGCCTCCGCCGAGGTGCTGGCCGACCTCGCCTTCGCGTGGCGGGCCGTGCGCGGCGTGAAGTCCAACGCGATCCTCCTGGCGAAGGACGGCGCCTCGGTCGGCGTCGGCATGGGCCAGGTCAACCGCGTCGACTCCTGCAAGCTCGCGGTCGAGCGGGCCGGTGACCGCGCCCGTGGCTCCGTGGCCGCGTCCGACGCGTTCTTCCCCTTCGAGGACGGCCCCCAGATCCTCATCGACGCGGGCGTCACGGCGATCGTGCAGCCGGGCGGCTCCGTGCGCGACGAGCTCACGATCGAGGCCGCGAAGGCGGCGGGCGTGACGATGTACTTCACCGGCACCCGCCACTTCGCGCACTGA
- a CDS encoding bifunctional methylenetetrahydrofolate dehydrogenase/methenyltetrahydrofolate cyclohydrolase, with amino-acid sequence MTAQKLDGSATAKAIKGEVAARVAALAAQGVVPGLGTVLVGDDPGSRWYVNGKHKDCAEVGIASLRVELPETATQEEIEAAVRDLNADPACTGYIVQLPLPKGIDENRVLGLIDPAKDADGLHPTNLGWLVLGEDAPLPCTPFGIVELLRRHDVPIAGAEVVVVGRGVTVGRPMGLLLTRRSENATVTLCHTGTRDLAAHVRNADIVVAAAGVPGIISAAMVKPGAAVLDVGVSRVDGKIAGDVADDVWDVAGWVSPNPGGVGPMTRAMLLANVVTLAESRA; translated from the coding sequence ATGACCGCGCAGAAGCTCGACGGCTCCGCCACCGCGAAGGCCATCAAGGGCGAGGTGGCGGCCCGCGTGGCCGCGCTGGCCGCTCAGGGCGTCGTGCCCGGCCTCGGCACCGTGCTCGTGGGCGACGACCCGGGCAGCCGGTGGTACGTCAACGGCAAGCACAAGGACTGCGCCGAGGTGGGCATCGCCTCGCTGCGGGTCGAGCTGCCGGAGACGGCCACGCAGGAGGAGATCGAGGCCGCGGTCCGCGACCTCAACGCCGACCCGGCCTGCACGGGCTACATCGTGCAGCTGCCGCTGCCGAAGGGCATCGACGAGAACCGTGTGCTGGGCCTCATCGACCCGGCGAAGGACGCCGACGGCCTCCACCCGACCAACCTGGGCTGGCTGGTGCTGGGCGAGGACGCGCCGCTGCCGTGCACGCCCTTCGGCATCGTCGAGCTGCTGCGCCGCCACGACGTCCCGATCGCGGGCGCCGAGGTCGTCGTGGTCGGTCGTGGCGTCACCGTGGGGCGGCCGATGGGCCTGCTGCTGACGCGGCGCAGCGAGAACGCGACCGTCACGCTCTGCCACACCGGCACGCGCGACCTCGCGGCCCACGTGCGCAACGCGGACATCGTGGTCGCGGCGGCGGGCGTGCCCGGCATCATCTCCGCCGCGATGGTCAAGCCGGGCGCGGCCGTGCTCGACGTGGGCGTCTCGCGCGTCGACGGCAAGATCGCCGGCGACGTGGCCGACGACGTCTGGGACGTCGCGGGCTGGGTCTCGCCCAACCCCGGCGGCGTGGGCCCGATGACGCGGGCCATGCTGCTGGCGAACGTCGTCACGCTCGCCGAGTCGCGGGCCTGA
- a CDS encoding NADP-dependent isocitrate dehydrogenase: MAKIIYTHTDEAPLLATYSFLPIIEAYASTAGVDVETRDISLAGRIIALFPDLLTEEQRLDDALAELGELAKQPEANIIKLPNISASIPQLKAAIKELQSQGYAIPDYPENPQTEEEKATRAQYDKVKGSAVNPVLREGNSDRRAPASVKNYAKVHPHRNKAWSADSKTSVATLGHDDFKSNEKSVVMGDADTLTIVHTAADGTETVLKDGLAVQAGEVVDSTFLSVADLHTFLADALAKAKADDVLFSVHLKATMMKVSDPIIFGHVVKAYFADVFAQYGDDLAAAGLNPNDGLGSILSGLSALPNGDEIQAAFEAALAEGPRLSYVNSDKGITNLHVPSDVIIDASVPALIRNGGKLWGADGGEDDTLVVIPDSSYAGVYATVIEENKKNGALDPATIGSVPNVGLMAQAAEEYGSHDKTFEAPADGTIAVRDSSGAVLLEHAVREGDIWRATQTKDVPIRDWVKLAVTRARATGAPAVFWLDENRAHDANLIAKVKEYLPEHDTEGLTIEILAPDEATAYSLERMRRGEDTISVTGNVLRDYNTDLFPILELGTSAKMLSVVPLINGGGLFETGAGGSAPKHVQQLVEENYLRWDSLGEFFALAASFEHLATTTGNARAQILADTLDRATGTFLNEDKSPTRRVGGIDNRGSHFYLALYWAEELAQQTEDADLAAAFAALAGTLRENEQKIVDELVAVQGKPVDIGGYYRPDGAKADAVMRPSTTLNEALASL, translated from the coding sequence ATGGCCAAGATCATCTACACCCACACCGACGAGGCGCCGCTGCTCGCGACGTACTCCTTCCTCCCGATCATCGAGGCCTACGCCTCCACGGCGGGCGTGGACGTGGAGACCCGGGACATCTCCCTCGCGGGCCGCATCATCGCGCTCTTCCCCGACCTCCTCACCGAGGAGCAGCGCCTCGACGACGCGCTCGCCGAGCTCGGTGAGCTCGCGAAGCAGCCCGAGGCCAACATCATCAAGCTCCCCAACATCTCCGCCTCCATCCCGCAGCTCAAGGCCGCGATCAAGGAGCTGCAGAGCCAGGGCTACGCGATCCCGGACTACCCGGAGAACCCGCAGACCGAGGAGGAGAAGGCGACCCGCGCCCAGTACGACAAGGTCAAGGGCTCCGCCGTCAACCCGGTGCTGCGCGAGGGCAACTCCGACCGCCGCGCGCCCGCGTCGGTGAAGAACTACGCGAAGGTGCACCCGCACCGGAACAAGGCGTGGTCGGCCGACTCCAAGACGTCGGTCGCGACCCTCGGCCACGACGACTTCAAGAGCAACGAGAAGTCCGTCGTCATGGGCGACGCCGACACGCTCACGATCGTGCACACCGCCGCCGACGGCACCGAGACCGTGCTGAAGGACGGGCTGGCCGTGCAGGCGGGCGAGGTCGTGGACAGCACGTTCCTCTCCGTCGCCGACCTCCACACGTTCCTCGCCGACGCGCTCGCGAAGGCGAAGGCCGACGACGTGCTCTTCTCCGTCCACCTCAAGGCCACGATGATGAAGGTCTCCGACCCGATCATCTTCGGCCACGTGGTGAAGGCATACTTCGCGGACGTGTTCGCGCAGTACGGCGACGACCTCGCCGCCGCCGGGCTCAACCCCAACGACGGTCTCGGGTCGATCCTCTCCGGTCTGTCCGCGCTGCCCAACGGCGACGAGATCCAGGCGGCGTTCGAGGCCGCCCTCGCGGAGGGCCCGCGCCTGTCCTACGTGAACTCGGACAAGGGCATCACCAACCTGCACGTCCCGTCCGACGTCATCATCGACGCCTCCGTCCCCGCGCTCATCCGCAACGGCGGCAAGCTGTGGGGCGCCGACGGCGGCGAGGACGACACCCTCGTCGTCATCCCCGACTCCTCCTACGCGGGCGTCTACGCCACGGTCATCGAGGAGAACAAGAAGAACGGCGCGCTCGACCCCGCCACGATCGGCAGCGTGCCCAACGTCGGCCTGATGGCCCAGGCGGCCGAGGAGTACGGCTCGCACGACAAGACCTTCGAGGCCCCGGCCGACGGCACCATCGCGGTGCGCGACTCCTCCGGCGCCGTGCTGCTCGAGCACGCGGTGCGCGAGGGCGACATCTGGCGCGCGACCCAGACCAAGGACGTCCCGATCCGCGACTGGGTGAAGCTGGCCGTCACCCGCGCCCGTGCGACGGGTGCGCCGGCGGTGTTCTGGCTCGACGAGAACCGCGCCCACGACGCCAACCTCATCGCGAAGGTGAAGGAGTACCTCCCGGAGCACGACACCGAGGGCCTCACCATCGAGATCCTCGCGCCCGACGAGGCGACGGCGTACTCGCTGGAGCGCATGCGCCGCGGCGAGGACACGATCTCCGTGACGGGCAACGTGCTGCGCGACTACAACACCGACCTGTTCCCGATCCTCGAGCTCGGCACGAGCGCGAAGATGCTGTCGGTCGTCCCGCTGATCAACGGCGGCGGCCTCTTCGAGACGGGCGCCGGCGGTTCGGCGCCGAAGCACGTGCAGCAGCTCGTCGAGGAGAACTACCTGCGCTGGGACAGCCTGGGCGAGTTCTTCGCGCTGGCCGCGTCGTTCGAGCACCTCGCGACCACGACGGGCAACGCGCGGGCGCAGATCCTCGCCGACACCCTCGACCGGGCCACGGGCACCTTCCTCAACGAGGACAAGTCCCCGACCCGTCGCGTGGGCGGCATCGACAACCGCGGCTCGCACTTCTACCTCGCGCTCTACTGGGCCGAGGAGCTCGCGCAGCAGACGGAGGACGCCGACCTGGCGGCCGCGTTCGCCGCGCTGGCGGGCACGCTGCGCGAGAACGAGCAGAAGATCGTCGACGAGCTCGTCGCCGTGCAGGGCAAGCCGGTCGACATCGGTGGCTACTACCGCCCCGACGGCGCCAAGGCCGACGCCGTGATGCGTCCGAGCACGACGCTCAACGAGGCGCTCGCGTCGCTCTGA